TCCGCTCAATAAAAGCATAAGGCCTATGATGGTTGCAAGACTCTGTGTGCCGATGGTTGCGAGAGCCGCACCCCCCACACCAAAAGCAGGAATAAATCCATACCCAAAGATGAATAGAGGATCAAGGATGAGGTTAAGCAGGACAGTGCCAAGGACGATGATAATGGGGGTTCTTACATCCCCGACTCCGCGCATCAGTGACTGGAACACAAAGAAACCAAACAGGAAAACGATTCCTAAAAAGGAGATCTTCAGGTAGGAAACAGCCATCGGCAGCACGTCGGGCTCTGTTCCCACCAATACCAGCAAAGGCCTTGCCATGAGATAGCCAACTATGCTTATGGCAAGAGACACCAGCAGCATTACGACAAAAGTCTGGCCTGCGATATGATCAATCGCTCTCTGATCTTTTTTTCCCTTGTAATGGCTGATAAGGACTGTACCGGAGATTGCGAGCCCGCCCCCCAAGGAAATGAGCAGAAAGAGGATAGGAAAACTCAGCGAGACTGCTGCCACTGCTTCTTTCCCCAGCCTTCCAACCCAGAATGTGTCGACCAGCTGGTAGGCTGTTTGGAGCAGATTCGCGAAAACGATTGGAACTGAAAGCGAAATAATCGATTTGACAATCGATCCTTCAGTCAGGTTAGGGGAAGCCATTTGAGAGGGGCTTCTTCGGACTGTTTATAATCGTTATGAATTGGCAGAAAGACAGCCGCGCATTAAAGAGTTCAGTAGAAAGTGTGTGTTGCCGCCTTTTTTGCGAGGGTCAATCAAACGAGACATCAACAGCGGAGGGGGGACGTCCCTTACGGGCGAGGTGCCGCTCTTTGCTGAAAACATGAAGAGCCGAGCTGCTCCGAAGGAGCGACCAAAAATGCGAAGCATTTTTTAGCACGGCGGCAACAGCGAAGCGGAACTTTCTACTGAGCCGCATTAAAGAGAATATTTATAAACATCATCTCCCTCAAGAGCTTTATGCGTCACGGCATAGCACTATTCTGTATGCTTGGCATCCTGGCCATTGCAGGCTGCGCTGCTCCTGAAGACCTTTCTGGAAAGGCTCATGGCTCTGAGCAGGGAAGCCACGGAACTGATACCCTGGTCTGCAATGCCATCACAGCGAAATGCGGAGGCACAAGATCCTGGAGAAATAATAATCCAGGGAATCTTCAGGCTTCTGTAAGCGCTGAATTCTTCTGCGGCGCCAGGATACGGACAGAAGCAACAACTGCGCGAGTCTCGCATGCGATCTTTGAAACTTACGAAGATGGATGGAATGCCCTGATCTGCGACCTCAACGCCAAGATATCCGGGATATCAACACCGCTCCGTACGAGATATGGCGAAGGATATGAGCGTACAAGAACCTTGAGAGACCTGGTGAAGGTGTATATTGGAAGCTCATCAATAAGCAGGGTGAATGGCTACCTTGCTGCAGTCAGGCAGGCCACGGGATATGGGGCAAATACGATCATTGCTCAGCTTAATGCAACGAGGCTTGCTCCAGGAATCCAGCTTGCTGAGGGATGGATAGAAGGCCAACCACAGAGAGCACCTACTCCTTCCACTTGATCGAACAACCACCAGAAGGCTGAGGAGCAAAACCGACTTTTCCCTTGCTGAGAAGATTCTTCAATGCCTCTTCGAGTTCATGCTTGGTTGCGCTGTAAGGAGCCTCTAAGTTGTCATCAATCCTTCCCCTATATACGAGTTTTCCGGCCTTAAATACGTAGAGGTCAGGAGTGCATTTTGCATGGAATGCTCTCGCAGCATCCTGGGGCTCATCATAGAGGTAGGGAAAAGCAAGCCTATTCTTTTTTGCAAATTCCTGCATTGCTTCAAAGCTGTCGTCAGGAAACAGTTCAGCGTCATTTGAGTTGATTGCAACAACATCAACATCCTTCCTGAATTTCTTTTCAATCTCAATCAGTTTCGGCCAGGCAGCTTTTGCATACGGGCAATGGTTGCAGGTAAAGACTATCAGCTGCAGCTTTTTCTTCAGTTTTTTGGAATCAATTATTGATCCATCTGCAGCAGGCAGAGTAAACGCAGGCATTGAATCGTTAACATCTAACCCTCCTTTTGCCATCATGAATGCAATAAAAATCACCTCTTCTGCAGGATTCTTTCCTGCCCTTTTTATTCTTTGCGATGGGATTTTGTCTTGCGTAAAATATAGAACTGATGAAAGGGAGGGAAAGCTAATAAAATTTAGGTTACTACGATGCTAGAACTCCAGTCGCAGTATGAAGTAAACTCCCGCCCTTAACTAAAGCGGAAGAACTTAGTAATCGTAGATAAGTTGTAAATTCTTCCTTATATATCAAACGAAAAAACATACGAAAATTTACTTCGTTTGCTATAAATGTAAAAAAGATAGGCTGGAATCTCAAACGTTACTTTGAAATCTCTGGCAGTTTTTCCAAAACGTACTGAGACCTCTCTTCAAAATGTTTTGCAACATTTTCAAACGGATTCTTAACATTCTCCAAAACATATATCGTGGAACCCAAGATTGCAAAACCGCCAAATACCGCAGGTAATACTTTAAGCCCTAAGTCTTGGAAAGCATAATTGGCGCCACTATCAATTAGTTCTTGAAGTCCTGCAAGACCAGCAATTCCCAAACCTACCCCAATAGCAACGCTTGTTGCAATCGCTGCATTTCTTATTTTTCTTGCAATTCCGGGATTACTATAGATATTCCCGTTACACTGCCAAAGAATCCCTTGTTTAACTGCCCTAAGTGGGCGATCGTCGTGAGAACTGTAAGTTCTGGTGTTGCCAGACCAAATATCTTTCCCGAAAATTTCAGCAAGAGAATCCAGATTTGATATTTTCTCTTGACCCCAGTACTCTGAAAGTCTATGGTATTGAATTGTGCTTCCTCGTCTTACCTCTTTCTCAACTTCTCGTAGGTCTGAGGCAAGCGCCTTTGCTCTTTCTCGTAAAGACGGCAGTTCTTCTCTGAACTGTTCCAATGTTTGCTCTAAATATATTCTTCGTGCTCTTCGTGAATCCGAGCACCGTTTACAATGTTCTTTGTCTCTTTCTATATCTATGATAGCGTTGTAAAGTGTCATTTTTCTCACCTTCTGATTGTTATACCAAAGGGGTAACACAATACCTATATTAATATTTGTTGTAATTTTGTGACAACAATTAGAAAGGT
This window of the Candidatus Nanoarchaeia archaeon genome carries:
- a CDS encoding thioredoxin family protein, whose product is MAKGGLDVNDSMPAFTLPAADGSIIDSKKLKKKLQLIVFTCNHCPYAKAAWPKLIEIEKKFRKDVDVVAINSNDAELFPDDSFEAMQEFAKKNRLAFPYLYDEPQDAARAFHAKCTPDLYVFKAGKLVYRGRIDDNLEAPYSATKHELEEALKNLLSKGKVGFAPQPSGGCSIKWKE